A genome region from Buchnera aphidicola (Chaetogeoica yunlongensis) includes the following:
- a CDS encoding PTS mannitol transporter subunit IICBA, with protein sequence MSVPITVKIQNVGRFLSTMIMPNISIFIAWGIVSGLFMSYGWFPNKNLEKILLPISMYLFPILIANTGGYLINGRKGAIVGSIAIIGAIASTTMPMLLGAMIIGPLGGWITYYFDKISKYRIKSGFEMLINNFSISILGIFLLLISFFLIGPMIESLSYFLGYIINSMISNHLLPFVAILIEPAKILFLNNIINHGVLFPLGIQEVVKFNKSILFLIESNPGPGLGVLLAWFFLGKDNVKKSSREAIIIQFFGGVHEVYFPYVLKYPRLIFGLIFGSMTGIFILIILHGGLISAVSPGSIISILTMTPKNLYFVNFLAIVVSCLVSFIISCILLKINNKNSYINDDFNISNKDIFLIDSLSNKKNTYITSVLDSKKSIYNIVVACDAGMGSSAISAGILRKKLDSFSLSKKIKVVNTSIDSIPNYGVDLIITHCSLSERARNKNFQAQHLSLNNFLDDGFYNELSEYLSKNNHKKDDDSIINKVCDLNSIDNKKKIFDVTKKNIFLNQRASNKEEVIKFIGEQLVMQGYVKEEYIESMLEREKMMSTWLGESIALPHGTIKGKDSILNTGIIFCQFPTGVLFGDEPEDIAYLVIGIAARNNEHISVVSKITNILDNKDIIKNISTTKSINDILSLFSRDS encoded by the coding sequence ATGTCTGTACCTATTACAGTAAAAATTCAGAATGTTGGTCGATTTTTAAGTACTATGATCATGCCTAATATCAGTATATTTATTGCTTGGGGAATTGTTAGTGGACTATTTATGTCTTATGGATGGTTTCCTAATAAGAATTTAGAAAAAATTTTGTTGCCTATAAGTATGTATCTTTTTCCTATTTTAATTGCAAATACAGGAGGTTACTTAATTAATGGTAGAAAGGGAGCGATTGTAGGAAGTATAGCAATAATAGGTGCTATTGCAAGTACTACTATGCCTATGTTATTAGGAGCTATGATTATCGGTCCATTAGGAGGTTGGATTACTTATTATTTTGATAAAATTAGTAAATATAGAATTAAAAGTGGTTTTGAGATGTTAATAAATAATTTTTCTATTAGTATTTTAGGTATTTTTCTTTTATTAATTTCTTTTTTTTTGATTGGGCCAATGATAGAGAGTTTATCTTATTTTTTAGGGTATATTATTAATTCAATGATTAGTAATCATTTGTTGCCTTTTGTTGCTATACTTATTGAACCAGCAAAGATTTTATTTTTGAATAACATTATTAATCATGGTGTATTATTTCCATTAGGAATACAAGAAGTTGTTAAGTTTAATAAGTCTATTTTATTTTTAATTGAGTCTAATCCTGGACCTGGTTTAGGTGTTTTATTAGCTTGGTTTTTTTTAGGTAAAGATAATGTTAAAAAATCTTCTCGCGAAGCGATAATAATTCAATTTTTTGGTGGTGTTCATGAGGTATATTTTCCTTATGTTTTAAAATATCCAAGATTAATTTTTGGGTTAATTTTTGGGAGTATGACAGGTATTTTTATATTAATAATATTACATGGTGGTTTAATTTCTGCAGTGTCACCTGGATCTATAATTTCTATATTAACTATGACGCCAAAAAATTTGTATTTTGTGAATTTTTTAGCTATAGTTGTTTCTTGCTTGGTGTCTTTTATAATATCTTGTATTTTATTAAAAATTAATAATAAAAATAGCTATATCAATGATGATTTCAACATATCTAACAAAGATATATTTTTAATAGATTCTTTGTCTAATAAGAAGAATACGTATATAACAAGTGTTTTAGATTCTAAAAAAAGCATATATAATATTGTAGTTGCTTGTGATGCTGGTATGGGTTCTAGTGCTATTTCGGCAGGAATTTTGAGAAAAAAATTAGATTCATTTAGTCTTTCAAAAAAAATAAAAGTAGTGAATACTTCTATTGATAGTATTCCTAATTATGGTGTTGATTTAATAATTACTCATTGTAGTCTTTCAGAAAGAGCGCGTAATAAGAATTTTCAAGCTCAACATTTGTCTTTGAATAATTTTTTAGATGATGGATTTTATAATGAATTGTCTGAGTATTTATCTAAAAATAATCATAAAAAAGATGATGATTCTATTATAAATAAAGTGTGTGATTTAAATAGTATAGATAATAAGAAGAAAATTTTTGATGTTACTAAAAAAAATATTTTTTTGAATCAAAGAGCTAGTAATAAAGAGGAAGTAATTAAATTTATTGGTGAACAATTAGTTATGCAAGGATATGTTAAAGAAGAATATATTGAGTCTATGTTAGAAAGAGAAAAGATGATGTCTACTTGGTTAGGAGAATCTATAGCTTTACCTCATGGAACTATTAAGGGAAAAGATTCAATTTTAAATACAGGTATAATATTTTGTCAATTTCCTACTGGCGTATTATTCGGTGATGAACCGGAAGATATTGCGTATTTAGTTATTGGAATTGCTGCAAGAAATAATGAACATATTTCAGTTGTAAGTAAAATTACTAATATATTAGATAATAAAGATATTATTAAAAATATATCTACTACAAAAAGTATTAATGATATATTATCTCTATTTTCTAGAGATAGTTAA
- a CDS encoding mannitol-1-phosphate 5-dehydrogenase, producing MYALHFGAGNIGRGFIGKRLLDSGFNLTFVDINMKVIDLINKFHSYDIEVVENSLNYIDKVTNVNAIHIHDKDILLRISQVNLITISVGINFIYSLANLLAKGIKYKIDTKNFTLLTIIACENIFRCTSRLKHEIKKCLSNKYHKYLEQNVDFIDSVVDRIVFSNIHNNYENNALLVKVEEFNEWIVDLTQFRSSIHNSIIDLICSDNLDAFFERKLFTINTGHSIIAYLGFLKKYNNIYQSISDSSIYNIVLGAMKESGLVLVKKYKLFSLLEHNKYIERVLLRFQNIFLTDSLNRVGRNPLKKLAKNDRLISPLLGTLKYNISNANLLKGIAASLCFFDDNDNESIRLQKMIFNYGPEYVLKHISELDMSSWVVSEINIYFNIFKNLNNR from the coding sequence ATGTATGCTTTACATTTTGGGGCAGGTAATATTGGACGTGGTTTTATTGGAAAACGTTTATTAGATTCTGGATTTAATTTAACTTTTGTTGATATTAATATGAAAGTTATAGATTTAATAAATAAATTTCATTCGTATGATATTGAAGTAGTAGAAAATAGTTTAAATTATATAGACAAAGTAACAAATGTGAATGCTATTCATATACATGATAAAGATATTTTATTAAGAATATCTCAAGTTAATTTAATTACTATTTCTGTAGGTATTAATTTTATTTATTCGTTAGCAAATTTATTAGCAAAAGGAATAAAATATAAAATAGATACAAAAAATTTTACTTTATTAACTATTATTGCATGTGAAAACATTTTTCGTTGTACATCTCGACTTAAACATGAAATTAAAAAATGTTTATCGAACAAATATCATAAGTATTTAGAACAAAACGTTGATTTTATTGATTCAGTAGTAGATAGAATTGTATTTTCGAATATTCATAATAATTATGAAAATAATGCTTTGTTAGTAAAAGTAGAAGAATTTAATGAATGGATAGTTGATTTGACTCAGTTTAGATCTAGTATACATAATAGTATTATTGATTTAATATGCAGTGATAACTTAGATGCTTTTTTTGAAAGAAAATTATTTACTATAAATACTGGGCATTCTATTATTGCATATTTAGGTTTTTTAAAAAAATATAATAATATTTATCAATCAATTTCAGATTCAAGTATATATAATATTGTTTTAGGAGCTATGAAAGAATCCGGGTTAGTTTTAGTTAAAAAATATAAACTTTTTTCTTTGTTAGAGCATAACAAATATATTGAAAGAGTATTATTGAGATTTCAAAACATTTTTTTAACTGATAGTTTAAATAGAGTTGGTCGAAATCCTTTAAAAAAATTAGCAAAAAATGATAGATTAATTTCTCCTCTTTTAGGTACATTAAAATATAATATTTCTAATGCAAATTTACTTAAAGGGATTGCTGCATCTTTATGTTTTTTTGATGATAATGATAATGAATCTATAAGATTACAAAAGATGATTTTTAATTATGGACCGGAATACGTTTTAAAGCATATTAGTGAATTAGATATGTCATCTTGGGTAGTTTCTGAAATTAACATTTATTTTAATATTTTTAAAAATTTAAATAATAGATAA